The Sulfuricurvum sp. IAE1 DNA segment TTCTCGAAGAGGTTGAAGCTTCGGTGAAAAACCGCGACGTCATTGCGGGGATCGAGCGTCTCAAAGAGCAGGTGAAAACCCTCAAAGCCGAGATGAGTGCTCTGGCATCGGCTTCCAAAGAAGAACTCGCCGTGACGATGATGGGCAACACCGCCGTCGTCGTCGCCGAACTGGGTGCGGGGGACATCAAGGAACGGATCGACGAGCTCAAAAACGCCCACGATTCGGTTGCGGTGATGCTCTTCCAGGTCAAGGACGACAAGGTGATGCTGGCGGCGGGGGCGAAAAACACCCCTCTCAAAGCGGGTGACTGGATCAAGGCAATCGCGCCGATCCTCGGCGGGGGCGGCGGCGGACGTCCCGATTTCGCCCAGGCTGGGGGAAAAGACGCTTCCAAACTCCTTGAGGCCAAAGACGCCGCGCTGGCCTACGTGACGAAGGAACTTTCATGAAAGAATTTATCGTCGAAACGTTTGCGCATCACCGGACGCTGATCGTCTTTTTGCACGTTCTCAGCGCCGTCGTCTGGGTCGGGGGAATGATCGCGATCCGCTTTGCGACCCATCAGTCGCTTGCAATGATTTCCGATCCGAAACTTCGTCTTGAACGTGCCGCCCATACGCTGAAACGTCTTTTTTCCATCGTGTGGCCGTTTGTGGTCATTTTGCTGGTAACCGCGATATTCATGGCGGTCGGTCTGGGCTTTCGCTCCGCCGCTCTGGATGGATCGGGCAACGTCATCGACGAGTATGCGATGAGCCTCTACAACACCGTCCACATCAAAGAGGCGATCTGGCTGGTGATGGCACTTAACCTGGGTGCCATGATGCACCGCCGCGCCAAAGCCGAGAAAGCGTTGAAAGCGGGCAATATTGAAGAAGCCAAAGCTATGCTCGCTCTGATCGCCAAGTATATGGTTCCGGTCAATATCGCGCTTGGCCTTGCGGCGATTTATCTCGGCGTCTTTTTGCGGGGCGCCTACGCCTGACATGCTGCGGCTGGGCTCTTCTTCTATTACCCGTGCCGAGCTTTTGAGTGCGGCGGGTATCCCTTTCCTCCAAGAATCGGTCGATTTTGACGAAGACTCGATAATCGCGACCTCTCCTAAAAACTTTGTGTATCAGGCGACCCTTGGTAAATACCGCGTCAATCTGGAAGCTTTCGGCTGCGCCGATTATCCGCTTCTGGTGGCCGATACCGTCGTAACGGCACAGGGAAAAATCCTCCGCAAGGCCAAAGACGAAACGGACGCCCGGGAGATACTCGCTGCCCAAAGCGGTTCGGAAACCGATATTATTACCTGTATGATCTACAAAACGCCCCGCCTTGAACTGATCGACATGTCGGTGACCCGCTATTTTTTCGGTCCGTTCGATCCTGCGGACGTGGAACGCTATCTCCGAAGCGGTGAATGGCGCGGGAAAGCGGGGGCGTGCATGGTGGAAGGGTTTTGCAAACCCTATATCCGGGAAGTACGGGGATTCGAGAGCACCGCGATGGGGCTTTCGGTCGAAATCCTCAAACGATTCATGGAGGAGGGGTGATATGACGTTACGTGCGTTGATCCTTGCGGCGGTGCTGATGGGGGGGTGTGCGACCACCCCGGTGACGAACCGGACGCAGTTCATGATGATCTCCACCGACCAGGAGATGAGCCTTGGGGCGAGCGAAGCGCAAAAAGTGCTGAAAACCTCCAAGCTCAGTACCGACAAGGCGCTCCAGGCGAGGGTAAAGCGGATCGGGGAACGGATCGCCGCGGTGAGCGGGCGCAGCGATTTCGCGTGGGAGTTTAACGTCATCGAGGACGCTACACCCAATGCGTTTTGTCTTCCGGGCGGAAAAGTTTTTTTCTATACGGGCATTTTGAAAATTGCCGAAAACGACGACCAGATCGCCACGGTGATGGGACACGAGATCGCCCATGCCCTCGCTCGGCACGGTGCCGAACGCCTCTCGATGCAGACGGCGAGCAACATCGGCGCGCAGGTACTGGCGACTGCTCTGAACATCCCCGCACAGTATCAGAACCTCTACTCGCAGGCGTACGGGATCACCTCGCAGGTGGGGCTGATCCTCCCCTACAGCCGTAAATTCGAACACGAAGCCGACCAGATCGGGATCTACCTGATGTGGAAAGCGGGTTACAATCCCGTTCAGGCACTGCGGTTCTGGGAAAACATGGCGCGCCTCTCCCGGTCGGCGCAGAAACCGCCGGCATTTCTTTCGACCCACCCCGCCGATGTAGAGCGGATCGCCGAAATCCGCGAATACATCGCGCAGCTGCCGATCCGCCAATGAATCTTCCCTACGCCGGCGAGCTAAAAGCCCTCAAACGTTCCGGACGCTACCGGGAACGACGCCTTACGGATGAGACGCTTCTCGATGCCGCGTCCAACGATTACCTGGGACTCTCCCACCGCGAGGAGCTTCATCGCGCCGCCTGCGAGACCCTTTCGCGCAGCCCGTACCATGCGCCCAAAGCCTCGATGCTGGTGGGAGGCTACCACCCTATCCACGCCGCGTTCGAGAGCGCCTTGTGCGAAGCCAACGGCTTTGAATCGGGGATCGTGATGGGGAGCGGGTTCAATGCGAACATCGGTCTCATCGAATCGCTGGTACGCAAGGGCGACGTGCTGCTTATCGACGAGGATTACCATGCGAGCGGGATCCTTGCCTCGCGGTTGTGTGAAGGGGAGGTGCTCTTTTTCCCCCATAATGACGCGGTGTATCTTGCCCAAGCGCTGGAACGGTTTGCGGGGCGGCGGATCGTCGTTGCGGTCGAGGGGATCTATTCGATGGGGGGAGA contains these protein-coding regions:
- the maf gene encoding septum formation inhibitor Maf; the encoded protein is MLRLGSSSITRAELLSAAGIPFLQESVDFDEDSIIATSPKNFVYQATLGKYRVNLEAFGCADYPLLVADTVVTAQGKILRKAKDETDAREILAAQSGSETDIITCMIYKTPRLELIDMSVTRYFFGPFDPADVERYLRSGEWRGKAGACMVEGFCKPYIREVRGFESTAMGLSVEILKRFMEEG
- a CDS encoding M48 family metallopeptidase, whose translation is MTLRALILAAVLMGGCATTPVTNRTQFMMISTDQEMSLGASEAQKVLKTSKLSTDKALQARVKRIGERIAAVSGRSDFAWEFNVIEDATPNAFCLPGGKVFFYTGILKIAENDDQIATVMGHEIAHALARHGAERLSMQTASNIGAQVLATALNIPAQYQNLYSQAYGITSQVGLILPYSRKFEHEADQIGIYLMWKAGYNPVQALRFWENMARLSRSAQKPPAFLSTHPADVERIAEIREYIAQLPIRQ